The DNA region ACGCGCGAGGAGTTGGTCGATACTCTCCGAGTGACCTTGCGCGAGGCACTGGAGTTCAATCGACATGAGGCACTCGAAGCAGCCGGAGAAGGATTTGACGAGGAATCGATCGCGCTATGAAGCGTGGCGATTTGCTTCGCCACCTGCGGACCAACGGCTGTGCCTTGCTACGGGAAGGTGCGCGCCATTCTTGGTGGCACAATTCGGCACAGAACAAGCGTTCCTCTATTCCACGGCACAATGAGGTCGATGATGGCCTCGCCCGGAAGATATGCAAGGACCTCGGCATTCCATTTGTGAGGTGATCGCTGACGAACGCGTCGAGCCGAGCCGCCCGGCTTGGCCGCCAGCGCCGCGCCAGCCCCGCCCATCGCTTCCGCGTCCCAGTATCCATGCCGCGCCGCTTTTGTGGCGCGGATCGTCCCCCCATCCCCCCGCGCCGGCACCAGACGCGGTTGCCCGAACGGATGCCTTCGCGGTCGTAGCCCGCAGGGCCTGTCCACGGACCGGGGGATCCGAGGAAAACGGTTCGTAGCGGTTGACGGCGAGGTTGCGGAAGCCCATGAGAGGACGATGAGTGCACGCCGCTGGCTCGATTCGC from Candidatus Binatia bacterium includes:
- a CDS encoding type II toxin-antitoxin system HicB family antitoxin is translated as MKDTYTAVIKQSGDWWIGWIEEVPGVNCQEATREELVDTLRVTLREALEFNRHEALEAAGEGFDEESIAL
- a CDS encoding type II toxin-antitoxin system HicA family toxin — protein: MKRGDLLRHLRTNGCALLREGARHSWWHNSAQNKRSSIPRHNEVDDGLARKICKDLGIPFVR